CGCATGCGACGCACCAGCCGGCGGACATCCAACGCATTCAACCGGTCTCCGAGCAATACGATGGCCGCGGGCGTCATCACCACCGCCGCGATCGCGGTGAACGCAACCGTAGCGATGCCCGCGTAGGCGAACGACTTCAGGAAATGCATCGGGAACAAGATCATTGCGGCCATCGACAGCGCGACCGTGGTGGCCGAGAACAACACCGTGCGCCCCGCGGTCGCCATGGTGTGTACCAGCGCATCGTCGCGGCTGGCGCCAGCGGCCATCTCGTCGCGGAAGCGGCTGACGATCAGCAAGGTGTAGTCGATGGCCAGGGCCAAACCCAGCGCGGTACTGAGGTTGAGCGCGAAGATCGATACGTCGGTGGTGAACGCGATCAAACGCAGCACCGCCAGCGCGCCGAGAATCGACATTCCGCCGATGGCGACCGGCAACGCGGCCGTGAACAAACCGCCGAACACCCAGACCAACACCAGGAAGCTGAGTGGAATCGCGATCGCCTCCATCACCAGCACATCCCGCTGTGCTTGCTCGGTGATCTGCGCGTTGACCATCGCGATCCCGCCTGCCCGAACGCTGACTCCGTTGCGGTCGTGTGCGATCTGCTCCGACAACGCGGTGGCGTAGCGCTGCGAATTGCTTTCTCCGCCACTGATACCCGCGACGATCAACCCCGCTCTGCCGTCCCTGCTGATCATCGAAGCGGCCGCGGCCGGCGGCGCGGTCCACGCTGAGGTCACGCTGGTCACGTGGGCCGACCGGCTCAGCTGGTCGGAGATCTCGGTGCCGACCGCGCGGGCCGCCGCACTGGCGACACCGTCCGGAGCGGATACGACGAACAGCAATTGCACGTCGCCCTGGCCGAACTTCTCAGTGAGAATTGTTGCAGCCCTGGCTGATTCCGATGATGGGTCTTGAAATCCGCCAGCCGACAGGCTCTTGGCGACCGGGATGCCGAAGATGCCCGCGGCCATCAGCAACAGCACCGCGATGGTGAGCGTTCGCCGCGGCGCGACGATCGCGAGCCGTGCGACGCGATACAGCAGGCCACCCCGATGCCGGCGAGTGACTGCGCTGCACTCAGTCCGAGGAATCGCGGTGCTTGACCGCCCAATGCCACCAGCCATGGGACCACCCACCGTTCAAAATCTCCGATATCAACGATCGGTGACTTTTGTCAACATTCGGTGACTTGGACAGTACGCGTGGTCGCTTCGTAAAGTCAACAGCGGCTGACATAGAGTTTGAGGATGAGCGCCCAAAGACCTCGTAATGCCGCCCAGACACGCGCCGACATTCTCGCGGCGGCACGCCGGCGTTTCGCCACGGAAGGTTTTGACCGCACCACTTTGCGGGCGATCGCGAACGACGTTGGTGTAGACGCGGCGCTGGTGATCCGTTACTTCGGTAGTAAGCAGGACTTGTTCGCGACCGCTACCGAATTCGCGATCAAGCTGCCCGACCTCTCCGGCGCCGATCCGGACGACATTGCGGGCATGCTGCTACCGAGGTATTTCGCGGTGTGGGAGGACGACCAATCGTTCCTCGCGCTGTTGCGGGCGGCGATGACGAGCCGGGTCGCGGCGGACATCCTGAACGAAACACTGGCCAAACACGTCGCGCCGACGCTGATGGGCGCCACGCCGGATCATCACCTGCAGCGGATCGCCCTGACAGACGCGTTCGTCATCGGGCTTGCCGCGACCCGATCGGTGCTCGCCAATCCACCGGTGGCAAGCCTCAGCCGCGAAGAACTCAGCCGCTGGGCGGGGCCGGTCTTTCGCCAGCTGCTGGTGGGGCCGGCGCCGTCGTAATGACTGCGACCCGGCCCCGCAACGCCGGCCAAACCCGTGCCGACATCCTCGCGGCGGCGCGCAGCCGTTTCGCGGCTGAAGGGTACGAGCGGACAACCTTGCGGGCCGTCGCCGCCGAGGTCGGTGTCGATGCGGCGCTCGTGATCCGCTACTTCGGGAGCAAGCAGGAATTGTTCGCGGAGGCAGCGGAGTTTGCGATCGAACTACCCGAATTGTCGAATGTCGATCCCGACGAGATTGCCGACCTGCTGCTGCCGAGGTTCTTTGCGGTGTGGGAGGAAGACGAGACGTTTGTGGCGCTGTTGCGCGCGGCGATGACGAGCCCAATCGCGGCGGACGCGCTCCGGCGAGTGTTCGCGACGCAGGTCGCCCCCAAATTGATCACCGCGACCCCGGACCATCCCGTTCAACGGATCGGGTTGATGGGTGCGTTCGTGATCGGGTTGGCCACAACCAGATACGTTCTGAAGAATCCACCGGTGGCCAACCTCAGCCGCGAAGAACTCAGCCGCTGGGCAGCACCGGTCATCCGGCAAATCCTGGTCGGACCCGCGCCGCTCTAACGTCTTGCGGTGATCGGTTTGCTCAGCACGCCGTTGACGGACTCGCGTGCCTAGCTCGTGACCGTCATCTGGTCGTCGCCGGTGTCCCACGCCCGGACGAAGACATCGATCGGGACCTGCTCATCGCGGCCCTTCTCGCTGCCGCTGTCGTTGAGATGCACGATGCCGCGCGCGGTATCGACGCCCGTCACCACCACGGCGTGGTTTGCCTCGGGTTCTCCGGCCGAGGTTTTGTCTTCGACGGGCTCGCCCCAGATGATTTCCGAGTTGACTCCGGCGATGACCTTGCGGCCGTCGGCCAGATCCTGTTCCAGCGCCTTCATGCTGGCCGGGACGTGGGTGGTTGCGCCGCTTGCCTTATCGATGCTCATCGCGTGGATTCCGTAGTGCGCCAGCAGTCGCGGCTCATCGTCGAACGAGGTGCCCTCGCCACCGCCGTGCTTTGTCGCCTTCGTGTAGATCGGTCCGCGGTGGACGCTGCTGGGAGTCGCCTCGGCCAGCTTGACGATTTCCTGCTCGGTCGGCTGTGTGCCGGTCAGTTCACCCACCACATCGGCGACCGCCATCTCGACGCAGTCGTCGTCGTAGTGCTGGTAACGCCAGAAGGGGGCGGCCGCAGTCGGATCGCCGTAGAGGACGCCCCCGATGCCGGAAGGGGCGGCGGCGCCGGGAGCGCCCTGCGCTGTGCCCACCGCCAACCCCAGTGCGGCCGCACCGGTCAGCACCGTAACGGCAGCGGCGCGGGCCACACTCGCAATCCTGATCATCCGGTGTCCTGTTCCACAGTTTCCCGATGTGGGGTGACTAGTAGCGGAAGGTTCTCTTCCTGGCCTCTACGGATTCTTGGAGTCCTGGTCCGGACGGTCGAACGCGCAGGTGACGGCGCTGGAATCGAATCCGCCAGGTGGGACCTTGCCCCGGATTAGTGTCATGCCAAGTCGGGGCCCGCTACGCGGAGGTAGCTGTTCCAGACAGCCGGTGGAGTCGCGTGGGCGCCATCGCCGGATCGCATACGCAGTCATCGCGCTCATCGCAGCGGCGCTAACCGGCGTCCCGCGGCGGGCAGACGGAAAAGCCGGTGCGCCGAATTTCGCGGGGCTCGGGCACCGGCGGCTTTGACGGTGTTGTGCTACCTGGGCACATCGATCGCGATCCTCGGGGTCAATGGGCACCGGACAGGTTCAACGTGACCACGCCGAGGATGATCAGTCCGACGCCGACGACCTTCGCCACGGAAATCGGAGAGCCCAGGAACAGCACGGCGATCAACACGATGGCCGCCGTGCCGATCGCCGACCACAACGCATAGGCGACGTCTGTCTGCATACCGCGCTGGATCGACCACGCCAGCAGCGCGAAAGAGGCGCCGTAGCCGACCAGACAGATCACGGTCGGCCACAGGCGAGTGAAGCCTTCGGTGCTCTTGAGCAGGCTGGTCGACACCACCTCCGCGATGATCGCGCTGAACAGGAGCAGGTACGTCAATGCGCCTCCTTGCATACGGATGTGTCTACACCACCCGTCTGTCGGTGGCCGTACCGTTGCTCTGTGACGACAAAACTCAACCACCGCCTGGCCGGCTACACGCCGACCGTGCTGAGCCTGTTTCGGTTGGTCTACGGATTCCTGTTCGCCGGGTATGGCTCGATGCTGTTGTTCGGCTGGCCCGTCCGCACGGCATCGCCAGCCGAGGTCGGGGCGTGGCCGGGTTGGTACGCCGGACTCATCGAACTCGTCGCGGGCCTTCTGGTCGGTGTCGGATTATTCACTCGCCCAGCCGCATTCATCGCTTCCGGTCACATGGCGGTCGCCTATTTCTGGATGCATCAGCCCAATGAGCTATGGCCCATTGGTGCTCCGCCGGCCGGCAACGGCGGGACGCCGGCGATACTGTTCTGCTTTGGCTTTTTCCTGTTGGTCTTCGTTGGCGGAGGCCGCTATTCGATCGACGCTTGGCGTCGACGTTAAATCGGACTCGGTCGACGCCAAGCGGACTTAGTCGCCCCACCGGCCCTGCGAGGCCGCGAGTTCAAGCAGGGTGACACCGTCGGTTTGGCGCTCCCGCAGCACTTGATAGGGGAATGTATAGGGTGGCGCGGCATCGGGGTTGCGCTGTGCCTGCGCGGCGATCGCATCCAGCAGCCTGCGCGCCATGGATAGCCGTGGGTAGCGAGCGTGGATCGCGGTGGCAATTTCGTCGTCGATGAATTCGGCATTGCGGCCGAAGTCCACTCCCACGCCACTGCGCACGAGGTGACACAGCGCTCCGCGGCGGTCGGCGATGCCCATCGATGTGTGCAACGCAATGGCCTCCCAGACACCGTCCACGAGCGCGCGTTCGCAGCCGTGTTCGGTGAGCAGTGCCGCCGCGAGGTCGGCGCCTTCAACTTCGAACCTCTCCTTGCCGGGTGCGGCGGAGCCGGCGCCGAGATCGTGGAGTACGCATCCCAAAAACAAGGCTTCTGCGTCGTAGTCGGCGCTTGGCCGCATTCCTTCCTGAGCGGCAATCAGCTGACCGAACAGGTAACTGCGCACGCTGTGGTTGAACACTGGGGGCGACTCGGTCGACTGCGCCAACCGGATGGCGGCCTTCGCGACGGAGGTGTCGGGGAGAGTTGAAACAGCCTGCATGGCCAAAACGTTAGGGCCGTGGCTGCCCTCTCGGGAGTGGCTAAAACGACATGAACCCCACGATTTGAGCCACCGGCCGGGGGTCGTGCCCATAGCCCGGATCGATCGGTGATAATGACATTCTCTAGTTAGGAGAAGCCGTTTCCGTTTACGGACCGTCCCAAGGAGGTCGACGATGAGCGCTCACGAGCGATGCGACGGGATGGTGGCCTTGGTCACCGGAAGCAGCCGAGGTCTGGGCAAAGCGATTGCCGCACGGTTTGCCGCACAAGGCGCCACGGTCGCGCTGACCGCCCGCACGATGGACCCGGATCCCAAATACCGCGGGTCGCTGCGCGAGACTGTTGACGAGATAGTCGCCGCGGGAGGCCGGGCCGTCGCCGTCCAAGCAGATCTATCGCAAGCCGAGGAACGCGAACGGCTGTTCGGCGAAGTGGTGGACACCGTCGGGGCCCCGGACATCCTGGTGAACAACGCCGCCGTTACTTTCCTGCGGTCCCTCGACGGCTTCCCTGAGCGGCGCGCCCGACTGATGATGGAGATGCACGTGCTCGGGCCATTGCATCTGAGCCAGTTAGCAATTCCCGCGATGCGCGACCGGGGGCGAGGCTGGATCGTGAACCTGACCTCGGTCGGCGGCGACCTACCGCCCGGCCCGCCGTTCTCCGAGTTCGACCGAACCGCGGGCTTCGGCATTTACGGGACAGTCAAGGCCGCGCTGAACCGGCTGACCAAAAGCCTTGCCGCAGAACTGTACGACGACGGCATCGCGGTCAACGCCGCCGCTCCGTCCAATCCCGTGGCGACCCCCGGGGCGGGCACCCTCGACCTGGCCAAGACGGACACCGAGGACATCGAACTGATCACCGAGACGGTGTTCCGGCTGTGTACGGGAGACCCGAAAACCCTGACCGGCCGCATCGCGCATACCCAGCCCTTCCTCGCGGACGTCGGCTGGTTTCAACCCGCCGGCTGATGGTCGAGGTCGATCTCGACGAGCTGCGACAACGACTCGCGGCTGCCGACGTCACGGACGTAACGGCACTGGCCGGAGGTGCCTCCAGCTTCACGTTTCGGGGCGTGCGATCCGGCAGGCCAGTGGTGATCAAGCTCGCTCCTCCGGGTGTCGAACCGATCGCGCACCGGGACGTGCTGCGGCAGGCGCGCATTCTCAAAGCGCTTGCCGCAACTGGGGTTCCAGTGCCCGAGGTGCTGTGGGAGAACGTGGGAGATCCACCGCTTGTGCCTCCGCTATTCGTGATGTCCCACATCGACGGTGACTGCGTCGAGCCGGTGTTCGACGGTTGCGCGCCGTCACCCGAGGTGGCCGAGCGCTACCGCAACGCATGCCGGGCCATGGCCGCGCTGCACAGTCTGTCGCCGAGCGACCTCGGGCTGGCCGGGGAACCCCTGGTCGACCCGGTCTCGGAGGTCGAGCGCTGGTGCCAGACGCTGCAGACCGTCGACCCGGGGCTCGTTCCCGGCTGGCAGGAAATCCGCGACGCATTGTTACGTGGTGCGCCAACCGCTATCGGCCCCAGTGTGGTGCATGGCGACTTCCGGCTGGGCAACTTGATGGCCGCCGGAGCGAGCATCAACGCGGTGATCGATTGGGAGATCTGGACGATCGGTGATCCGCGCATCGATGCGGGCTGGTTTCTGATCAACTGCGATCCGCAGACCTACCAACGCGTTCCGGTGCCGTCCGGTATCGCACCGCCGATCACCGAACTCGCCGAGATGTACCAACACGAGCTGGGACACGAGGTCGTCGACCTGGCCTGGTTCAGGGCGCTGGCATGCTTCAAGTCGGCGGCGACCTGGTCGCTGATCGTCAAACACAACCGCCGTAGAAGTCCTCCGCGGCACGAATTAGAGGCCATGGCAGCAACCATCCCGAGGCTGCTGAAACGTGCCCAATCCATCGTCGGCTAAGTCGGCCGGCGATTACCCGCACCGGACGAAAAGATTTTGGCAATACATCCCGAAACCGTCCCAGTTCTTCTCCAGCGGACGGCCTCGGTCGGCCGGATTCGTATAAATGGATGGAGCGTCGATCGTCTCCAACTGGTTGAGCGTGGGGGGCTGCGGCGGGGGAGTCGGGTCCGGTGCAGCCTGCGCCACGCCGCCTCCGAATCCGAGGGTCGCGACACTGATCGCACCGGCAATCAGTCCGCGAGCGTACGAAGGTTTTGTCATCGCCCGCCCTCTCCATCGTTCACGGTGCAGCACTCCCGTAATTCTAGCCGGGGAAATACCTGCCGCACACACGTCGCGTATGAGTTACGAACGCACAACAACTTTGCCGGGGCGGCCAGCAAATTGTGCTGCTCGAATATCGCGGCGCATACCTTATTGCCGTGAGGCCGATTGCCCTGGTCGTACGTCGTGCACTTGCCGTGTGCGTCGCTTTATCTGTGACCATGGCTCCGACGGCGGGTGGCGATCCGGAGGCTGAACCCGTTGCCGCCACGGCCTCGAACGACGGACGGGTGCCGTCGAATCCTCCCGCAACCGTCGATACACCCGACGGCTGGATCCTTGGCCTCGGCGCGAAGGACGAGATGCAAGTCCCCGTGGCGTCGTTGACCACCGCCGTGTCGTCTCGCGAATACCTTTCGAGCGGAATATTCGTCGGTTCGCTCAGGGGCCCCGAACCGGCGCAGGGCCTCCTCGAAGTGGGTTACGAGATCGGTTGTGGAATCGACATGAGCACGTCCAATGGCGTCGAGCTGGGCGGTAACGCCGGCCTCACACCGTCGCTCGGCTTCACGGGCGCGTTTCCCATACCGGGAAACCTCCTGCCGGTGATTTCCGCCCCGGTGGGCGGCTCGATCAACGTGGGACTCAAGCCCGGTTTCGTGATCGTGGTACCGGTAACCAAAAAGCAGTTCAGGGGCGCCAATCCGTGGGTGATGATCAGCAACTTCCATGTCAAGATCGATGGTTGCGTCGGCCAGTCGTTCATCCGTTCCTACGCGACGCTGACCCGGGTGACCGACCTGTCCGACGTGGTGTTGTCCTACGTCGGTGTGACCACCGCCGTGTGAGGGCTAGCCGCGGGAGATGCCCGCAAGCTTGTCGGCGAATTTGGCCTCGGCGGCCGCGCGCAGCCGCAGCAGGTGTTCGGAGGGAAACAGATCGGGGGCGGGCTGCCGGTCTTTGAGCAGGATGCGGGCCAGCGTCACTTTGTGCACCTCGGTTGGGCCGTCGGCCAGGCCGAGCACGAAGGACTCCACCAGGTATTGCACGAACGGCATCTCATGCGTGGTGCCCAACGATCCGTGTAGCTGAAGCGCTCGCGCCGACACGTCATGCAGCACCTTCTGCATCATCGCCTTGACCGCGGAGATGTCGGCACGAACCGCCTTGTAGTCGTTGAATTGGTCGATCTTCCAAGCGGTTTGCAGGGTCAGCAGCCGGAACGCCTCTATCTCCATCCACGAGTCGGCGATCATCTCCTGCACGAGTTGTTTGTTGGAGAGCACCTCGCCCTGGGTGTAGCGCGATACGGCCCGCTCACAGATCATGTCGAAGATCCGGCGAACCAAGCCGACCGTGCGCATCGCGTGATGGATGCGACCGCCGCCGAGGCGAGTCTGCGCCACGACGAAAGCCCCACCCCGCGGGCCCAGCATGTGATCGGCCGGCACCCGCACGTTCTCGTAGCGGACGTAGCCTTCGCGGCCGCCGCCGAGGGGCTGGTACCCCAGTCCGACGTCGCGCATCACGTTGATGCCGGGCGTATCGCCGGGCACGACGAACATCGAGTAACGCTGATAGGGAGGCGCGTCGGGGTCGGTCATCGCCATCACGATGATGAACGAGGCCATCGAGGCAAACGACGAGAACCACTTCTCCCCGTTGATGATCCAGTGATCGCCGTCTTGGACCGCGGATGTGGTGAACACCTTCGGATCCGCGCCGCCCTGCGGTTCCGTCATCGAGAAGCAGGACACGATGCGGTTATCCAGCAACGGCTCGAGGTAACGCGCCTTCAGCTCGGGCGTGCCGTAGTGCGCGAGGATCTCGCTGTTACCGGAATCGGGTGCCTGCGAACCGAACACGATGGGCGCGCACTCCGAGCGGCCTAGAATTTCATTGAGTAGAGCCAACTTCACCTGACCGTAGCCCGGACCGCCCAGATGTGGACCGAGGTGAGTGGCCCACAGCCCGCGGTCCTTGACAATCTCCTGCAGTGGTGGGATCAGCGCCTGACGCACCGGATCGTTGAGGTCGTGTGACTCCTTGACGATCAGGTCGATCGGCTCGCACTCGGTGCGTACAAACTCCTCGACCCATTTCAGTTGTTGCGCCCACTCCGGATCGGTGGAGAAATCCCACGACATCTCTCATCCCTTCGTTCCTCAGTGCGAGTTGCGTTGCGCCACCACGTACGGCGGACCGCGCAATCAATCGGGAGTGACCGTCCACGCGTACCGGCGGATCGACACGGATGAGGTCGGCACCCAAGTCTCCCAACAACATTCCGCAGAACGGTGCCAGCCCCGGGTCCCCATCATTACGATGCGGACCTCGTTCAGCAGACCGCTCACCGGCCCTGTCCCGAAGACCACTTCCGGCGGCGGGCGGCCGCTTCTTCGGTGGCGTGCGCGATCACCTGATTACGGTTCTCCAGTTCCAGCGCCGAGGACAGGTTCGCCGCATCGGTGTTGACTTGTAACGCACGTTTGGTCAGCTGCACGCCCAGCGGCGGCAGGTCGGCGATCAGCGACGCCAACTCGACCGCGCGGTCGGTCAGCTGATCTGGTTCGACGAGCTCGCTGATCAGACCGCGGCGGTCGGCCTCGGCCGCCGATACCGTACGGCCGGTGAGCATCCAGTCGGCGGCGACACTGGTCCCGACGATGCGGGGCAGGTGGTAGCTCATGCCCATCTCGGCACCCGACAAGCCGAGCAGGATCGCGGCGTTACCGAAGGATGCTGCCACCGAACAGATCCGAATGTCGGAGGCGAGGCATAACGCGAATCCGGCGCCGAC
The DNA window shown above is from Mycobacterium sp. Aquia_216 and carries:
- a CDS encoding HD domain-containing protein, whose amino-acid sequence is MQAVSTLPDTSVAKAAIRLAQSTESPPVFNHSVRSYLFGQLIAAQEGMRPSADYDAEALFLGCVLHDLGAGSAAPGKERFEVEGADLAAALLTEHGCERALVDGVWEAIALHTSMGIADRRGALCHLVRSGVGVDFGRNAEFIDDEIATAIHARYPRLSMARRLLDAIAAQAQRNPDAAPPYTFPYQVLRERQTDGVTLLELAASQGRWGD
- a CDS encoding DoxX family protein — encoded protein: MTTKLNHRLAGYTPTVLSLFRLVYGFLFAGYGSMLLFGWPVRTASPAEVGAWPGWYAGLIELVAGLLVGVGLFTRPAAFIASGHMAVAYFWMHQPNELWPIGAPPAGNGGTPAILFCFGFFLLVFVGGGRYSIDAWRRR
- a CDS encoding SDR family NAD(P)-dependent oxidoreductase — encoded protein: MSAHERCDGMVALVTGSSRGLGKAIAARFAAQGATVALTARTMDPDPKYRGSLRETVDEIVAAGGRAVAVQADLSQAEERERLFGEVVDTVGAPDILVNNAAVTFLRSLDGFPERRARLMMEMHVLGPLHLSQLAIPAMRDRGRGWIVNLTSVGGDLPPGPPFSEFDRTAGFGIYGTVKAALNRLTKSLAAELYDDGIAVNAAAPSNPVATPGAGTLDLAKTDTEDIELITETVFRLCTGDPKTLTGRIAHTQPFLADVGWFQPAG
- a CDS encoding phosphotransferase family protein; translation: MVEVDLDELRQRLAAADVTDVTALAGGASSFTFRGVRSGRPVVIKLAPPGVEPIAHRDVLRQARILKALAATGVPVPEVLWENVGDPPLVPPLFVMSHIDGDCVEPVFDGCAPSPEVAERYRNACRAMAALHSLSPSDLGLAGEPLVDPVSEVERWCQTLQTVDPGLVPGWQEIRDALLRGAPTAIGPSVVHGDFRLGNLMAAGASINAVIDWEIWTIGDPRIDAGWFLINCDPQTYQRVPVPSGIAPPITELAEMYQHELGHEVVDLAWFRALACFKSAATWSLIVKHNRRRSPPRHELEAMAATIPRLLKRAQSIVG
- a CDS encoding TetR/AcrR family transcriptional regulator, with translation MSAQRPRNAAQTRADILAAARRRFATEGFDRTTLRAIANDVGVDAALVIRYFGSKQDLFATATEFAIKLPDLSGADPDDIAGMLLPRYFAVWEDDQSFLALLRAAMTSRVAADILNETLAKHVAPTLMGATPDHHLQRIALTDAFVIGLAATRSVLANPPVASLSREELSRWAGPVFRQLLVGPAPS
- a CDS encoding acyl-CoA dehydrogenase family protein, whose amino-acid sequence is MSWDFSTDPEWAQQLKWVEEFVRTECEPIDLIVKESHDLNDPVRQALIPPLQEIVKDRGLWATHLGPHLGGPGYGQVKLALLNEILGRSECAPIVFGSQAPDSGNSEILAHYGTPELKARYLEPLLDNRIVSCFSMTEPQGGADPKVFTTSAVQDGDHWIINGEKWFSSFASMASFIIVMAMTDPDAPPYQRYSMFVVPGDTPGINVMRDVGLGYQPLGGGREGYVRYENVRVPADHMLGPRGGAFVVAQTRLGGGRIHHAMRTVGLVRRIFDMICERAVSRYTQGEVLSNKQLVQEMIADSWMEIEAFRLLTLQTAWKIDQFNDYKAVRADISAVKAMMQKVLHDVSARALQLHGSLGTTHEMPFVQYLVESFVLGLADGPTEVHKVTLARILLKDRQPAPDLFPSEHLLRLRAAAEAKFADKLAGISRG
- a CDS encoding TetR/AcrR family transcriptional regulator; its protein translation is MTATRPRNAGQTRADILAAARSRFAAEGYERTTLRAVAAEVGVDAALVIRYFGSKQELFAEAAEFAIELPELSNVDPDEIADLLLPRFFAVWEEDETFVALLRAAMTSPIAADALRRVFATQVAPKLITATPDHPVQRIGLMGAFVIGLATTRYVLKNPPVANLSREELSRWAAPVIRQILVGPAPL
- a CDS encoding DMT family transporter, with the translated sequence MTYLLLFSAIIAEVVSTSLLKSTEGFTRLWPTVICLVGYGASFALLAWSIQRGMQTDVAYALWSAIGTAAIVLIAVLFLGSPISVAKVVGVGLIILGVVTLNLSGAH
- a CDS encoding MspA family porin, translating into MVVRRALAVCVALSVTMAPTAGGDPEAEPVAATASNDGRVPSNPPATVDTPDGWILGLGAKDEMQVPVASLTTAVSSREYLSSGIFVGSLRGPEPAQGLLEVGYEIGCGIDMSTSNGVELGGNAGLTPSLGFTGAFPIPGNLLPVISAPVGGSINVGLKPGFVIVVPVTKKQFRGANPWVMISNFHVKIDGCVGQSFIRSYATLTRVTDLSDVVLSYVGVTTAV
- a CDS encoding enoyl-CoA hydratase/isomerase family protein; translated protein: MTMPSTLDLDRPSDGVVVLRLNRPERLNAINEVMQADLIQVLGDLAGDDSVRAIVLTGAGRGFCAGIDMRDFGPGMLEATAPALDRMHFQERMAALAEALRALPAPVIAAVNGPCVGAGFALCLASDIRICSVAASFGNAAILLGLSGAEMGMSYHLPRIVGTSVAADWMLTGRTVSAAEADRRGLISELVEPDQLTDRAVELASLIADLPPLGVQLTKRALQVNTDAANLSSALELENRNQVIAHATEEAAARRRKWSSGQGR